A region of Arabidopsis thaliana chromosome 5, partial sequence DNA encodes the following proteins:
- a CDS encoding RING/U-box superfamily protein with ARM repeat domain-containing protein (RING/U-box superfamily protein with ARM repeat domain; FUNCTIONS IN: ubiquitin-protein ligase activity, binding; INVOLVED IN: protein ubiquitination; LOCATED IN: ubiquitin ligase complex, chloroplast; EXPRESSED IN: 7 plant structures; EXPRESSED DURING: petal differentiation and expansion stage, E expanded cotyledon stage, D bilateral stage; CONTAINS InterPro DOMAIN/s: U box domain (InterPro:IPR003613), Armadillo-like helical (InterPro:IPR011989), Armadillo (InterPro:IPR000225), Armadillo-type fold (InterPro:IPR016024); BEST Arabidopsis thaliana protein match is: plant U-box 38 (TAIR:AT5G65200.1); Has 3757 Blast hits to 2892 proteins in 207 species: Archae - 0; Bacteria - 10; Metazoa - 408; Fungi - 448; Plants - 2529; Viruses - 0; Other Eukaryotes - 362 (source: NCBI BLink).) — MEIQRPVINLMVLHSQHDKSDNLSRRESLAGKSKWRTSLSRSSSSSSSNNNSPTKTEIPAEFLCPISGSLMADPIIVSSGHSYERACVIACKTLGFTPTPPPDFSTVIPNLALKSAIHSWCERRCFPPPKPLNSAAAEKLILALMEKKPQRRKVSVSEKELIQAIRDKPSVRLNHAATELDRRPNYFNSSSDESIASSSRTLQLTTKPSCFSSPSSGEIESLEPNLTPEEEALLTKLKSNRISEIEEALISIRRITRIDESSRISLCTTRVISALKSLIVSRYATVQVNVTAVLVNLSLEKSNKVKIVRSGIVPPLIDVLKCGSVEAQEHSAGVIFSLALEDENKTAIGVLGGLEPLLHLIRVGTELTRHDSALALYHLSLVQSNRGKLVKLGAVQMLLGMVSLGQMIGRVLLILCNMASCPVSRPALLDSGGVECMVGVLRRDREVNESTRESCVAVLYGLSHDGGLRFKGLAMAANAVEELVKVERSGRERAKQKARRVLEVLRAKIEDDDLVENEEIDWEELLNSGDVSRSRCRLGGEKSCVNSAEF, encoded by the coding sequence ATGGAGATTCAACGACCAGTCATCAATCTCATGGTTCTTCACTCACAACACGACAAAAGTGACAACCTTTCCCGACGAGAATCTCTCGCCGGTAAATCCAAATGGAGAACCTCCTTATCccgttcttcttcatcttcttcatcaaacaaCAATTCTCCGACCAAAACAGAGATTCCGGCAGAGTTTCTCTGTCCGATCTCAGGTTCTTTAATGGCTGACCCAATCATAGTCTCTTCCGGTCACTCCTACGAAAGAGCTTGCGTCATAGCTTGTAAAACCCTAGGCTTTACTCCAACCCCACCTCCAGATTTCTCCACCGTGATACCAAATCTCGCTTTAAAATCCGCAATTCACAGCTGGTGTGAACGGCGGTGTTTTCCACCGCCGAAGCCACTCAACTCCGCCGCCGCGGAGAAGCTTATACTCGCATTAATGGAGAAAAAaccacaaagaagaaaagtatcTGTTTCAGAGAAAGAGCTTATCCAAGCTATTAGAGATAAACCATCAGTGAGACTTAACCACGCCGCGACGGAGCTTGATCGGAGACCTAATTACTTCAACTCAAGCTCCGATGAGTCAATAGCTTCTTCAAGCCGTACACTACAGTTAACAACTAAACCTAGTTGCTTCTCTTCACCTTCATCTGGAGAAATCGAATCTTTAGAACCTAACCTAactccagaagaagaagctttacTAACAAAGCTAAAAAGTAATCGAATCTcagagattgaagaagctttgatTTCGATTCGACGCATCACAAGAATCGATGAAAGTTCAAGAATCAGTTTATGTACAACGAGAGTAATCTCTGCACTTAAGTCACTGATTGTTTCCAGATACGCGACGGTTCAGGTGAATGTCACGGCGGTTCTTGTGAACTTGTCTTTGGAAAAATCTAATAAAGTCAAGATCGTACGGTCAGGAATCGTTCCTCCGTTGATCGACGTTTTGAAATGCGGTTCCGTCGAAGCTCAGGAGCATTCCGCCGGAGTTATCTTCAGTTTAGCTCTTGAAGATGAGAACAAAACGGCGATTGGTGTTCTCGGAGGTTTAGAGCCGTTGCTTCATTTGATCCGAGTTGGTACTGAGTTAACTCGGCATGACTCGGCTTTAGCTTTGtatcatctttctcttgtaCAGAGTAATAGAGGGAAGCTAGTTAAGCTTGGAGCTGTTCAAATGCTTTTGGGTATGGTGAGTTTAGGACAGATGATTGGTCgtgttttgttgattctttgtAATATGGCTTCGTGTCCGGTGAGTCGACCAGCTTTGCTTGACTCGGGTGGTGTTGAATGTATGGTTGGGGTTTtgagaagagatagagaggtTAATGAGTCGACTCGGGAGAGCTGTGTTGCGGTTTTGTATGGGTTGAGTCACGACGGTGGTTTGAGGTTTAAAGGGTTGGCTATGGCGGCGAATGCGGTGGAGGAGTTGGTGAAAGTGGAGAGGAGTGGGAGAGAAAGAGCTAAGCAGAAGGCGAGAAGAGTTTTGGAAGTGTTGAGAGCTAaaattgaagatgatgatttggtGGAGAATGAGGAGATTGATTGGGAGGAGTTGCTTAATTCCGGTGATGTTAGTCGGAGCCGGTGTCGACTCGGTGGTGAGAAATCTTGTGTTAACTCGGCCGAGTTTTGA
- a CDS encoding Peroxidase superfamily protein (Peroxidase superfamily protein; FUNCTIONS IN: peroxidase activity, heme binding; INVOLVED IN: oxidation reduction, response to oxidative stress; LOCATED IN: endomembrane system; EXPRESSED IN: 21 plant structures; EXPRESSED DURING: 13 growth stages; CONTAINS InterPro DOMAIN/s: Haem peroxidase (InterPro:IPR010255), Plant peroxidase (InterPro:IPR000823), Peroxidases heam-ligand binding site (InterPro:IPR019793), Haem peroxidase, plant/fungal/bacterial (InterPro:IPR002016), Peroxidase, active site (InterPro:IPR019794); BEST Arabidopsis thaliana protein match is: Peroxidase superfamily protein (TAIR:AT3G28200.1); Has 4869 Blast hits to 4842 proteins in 335 species: Archae - 0; Bacteria - 4; Metazoa - 3; Fungi - 470; Plants - 4311; Viruses - 0; Other Eukaryotes - 81 (source: NCBI BLink).): MAEQSQLKNLTIILLLLCLSFQSLSFAAESHLTVDFYSKSCPKFLDIIRETITNKQISTPTTAAAALRLFFHDCFPNGCDASVLVSSTAFNTAERDSSINLSLPGDGFDVVIRAKTALELACPNTVSCSDIIAVAVRDLLVTVGGPYYEISLGRRDSRTSKSSLVSDLLPLPSMQISKLIDQFSSRGFSVQEMVALSGAHTIGFSHCKEFTNRVNPNNSTGYNPRFAVALKKACSNSKNDPTISVFNDVMTPNKFDNMYFQNIPKGLGLLESDHGLFSDPRTRPFVELYARDQSRFFNDFAGAMQKLSLHGVLTGRRGEIRRRCDAIN; the protein is encoded by the coding sequence ATGGCGGAACAATCTCAACTCAAGAATCTCAccatcatcctcctcctcctctgctTATCCTTCCAATCACTATCCTTCGCCGCCGAATCTCACCTAACCGTCGATTTCTACTCCAAATCATGCCCTAAATTCCTCGACATTATCCGCGAAACCATCACCAACAAACAGATCTCAACTCCAACAACCGCCGCCGCAGCTCTCCGCCTCTTCTTCCACGACTGTTTCCCCAACGGCTGCGACGCCTCCGTCCTCGTTTCTTCCACCGCTTTCAACACCGCCGAACGCGATTCATcaatcaatctctctctccccGGAGACGGATTCGACGTAGTAATCCGAGCTAAAACAGCTCTCGAACTCGCTTGTCCCAACACAGTCTCTTGCTCCGATATCATCGCCGTCGCGGTACGTGATCTCCTCGTAACCGTCGGTGGACCTTACTACGAAATCTCCCTCGGCCGTCGCGATTCACGAACTTCGAAATCATCTCTCGTCTCCGATCTCCTCCCGCTCCCGTCGATGCAGATATCGAAGCTCATCGATCAATTCAGCTCCAGAGGCTTCTCCGTTCAAGAAATGGTTGCTTTGAGTGGTGCTCACACCATCGGATTCTCACATTGCAAGGAGTTCACGAACCGGGTCAACCCGAATAATAGTACCGGGTATAACCCGAGATTCGCGGTAGCTTTAAAGAAAGCTTGTTCGAATTCCAAAAATGACCCTACGATATCTGTCTTCAACGACGTTATGACTCCGAACAAATTCGATAATATGTATTTCCAGAATATTCCGAAAGGTCTCGGGTTACTTGAATCGGATCACGGTTTATTCTCCGACCCGAGAACCCGTCCGTTCGTTGAGTTATACGCGAGAGACCAATCTCGGTTCTTTAACGACTTTGCCGGAGCTATGCAGAAGTTGAGTCTTCACGGTGTTTTGACCGGACGGCGAGGAGAGATCCGACGAAGGTGTGATGCGATCAACTAA
- a CDS encoding peroxidase, translated as MISEQETVLGQASSRAVLARITTSNPSPGRERLIDESRSAVLKAVEETRTEASQPLGKQSWKKRRRAAAAVVGVEICLLVMVSRIMSRNLGHDLE; from the coding sequence ATGATATCGGAGCAAGAGACTGTGTTGGGACAAGCGAGTTCGAGAGCTGTTTTAGCTCGGATTACTACGTCGAATCCGTCTCCggggagagagagattgattgATGAATCGCGTTCGGCGGTGTTGAAAGCGGTGGAAGAAACGAGGACGGAGGCGTCGCAGCCGTTGGGGAAACAGTCGTGGAAGAAGAGGCGGAGAGCTGCGGCGGCGGTTGTTGGAGTTGAGATCTGTTTGTTGGTGATGGTTTCGCGGATAATGTCGAGGAATTTAGGGCATGATTTGGAGTAG
- a CDS encoding Defensin-like (DEFL) family protein (Defensin-like (DEFL) family protein; FUNCTIONS IN: molecular_function unknown; INVOLVED IN: biological_process unknown; LOCATED IN: endomembrane system; EXPRESSED IN: 7 plant structures; EXPRESSED DURING: L mature pollen stage, M germinated pollen stage, 4 anthesis, C globular stage; Has 3 Blast hits to 3 proteins in 2 species: Archae - 0; Bacteria - 0; Metazoa - 0; Fungi - 0; Plants - 3; Viruses - 0; Other Eukaryotes - 0 (source: NCBI BLink).), with product MESKRSSSSPLLILITTIMIIFIISGPKSVDADCKHPVGPYTDSCFTDCVSGKYGYNYESAFCSRDETGTCKICCCELINE from the exons ATGGAATCCAAgagatcatcatcttctcctctACTAATTTTGATTACCACCATCATGATCATATTCATCATTTCTG GACCTAAATCTGTCGATGCAGATTGCAAACACCCGGTTGGACCGTACACGGACTCATGCTTTACGGATTGCGTATCTGGAAAATATGGATATAATTATGAATCCGCTTTTTGTAGCCGTGACGAGACCGGAACTTGTAAAATATGTTGCTGCGAACTTATCAACGAATAG
- the EMB506 gene encoding Ankyrin repeat family protein (embryo defective 506 (EMB506); INVOLVED IN: embryo development ending in seed dormancy; LOCATED IN: chloroplast; EXPRESSED IN: 22 plant structures; EXPRESSED DURING: 13 growth stages; CONTAINS InterPro DOMAIN/s: Ankyrin repeat-containing domain (InterPro:IPR020683), Ankyrin repeat (InterPro:IPR002110); BEST Arabidopsis thaliana protein match is: ankyrin repeat protein (TAIR:AT5G66055.1); Has 90387 Blast hits to 29284 proteins in 1374 species: Archae - 134; Bacteria - 8440; Metazoa - 46466; Fungi - 7182; Plants - 3258; Viruses - 1346; Other Eukaryotes - 23561 (source: NCBI BLink).), with amino-acid sequence MVSSVLSIPPQTCLLPRLPISDSVNCKSKIVYCLSTSVRGSSVKRQSTARTRSFTETNRRTPSVQSKHEFWEDPDDGSDSENEYEGEEEDGIGNDLDNESDWEDDSRVQKLTTTDNYEEELAKEVEQLLEPEERVILQQNEKPNLKMISTKSWKPLQTLALSMQIQLMDNLIENGLDIDDVDKDNQTALHKAIIGKKEAVISHLLRKGANPHLQDRDGAAPIHYAVQVGALQTVKLLFKYNVDVNVADNEGWTPLHIAVQSRNRDITKILLTNGADKTRRTKDGKLALDLALCFGRDFKSYDLVKLLKIMPTGDI; translated from the exons ATGGTCTCTTCGGTTTTATCCATCCCTCCACAAACTTGTCTACTTCCACGATTACCCATCTCTGATTCTGTCAATTGCAAATCGAAAATCGTGTACTGTCTCTCCACAAGTGTCCGAGGAAGCTCCGTCAAGAGACAATCCACGGCCAGAACTCGCAGTTTCACTGAGACAAATCGTCGAACACCTTCCGTGCAATCCAAACATGAATTCTGGGAAGATCCAGATGATGGTAGCGACAGTGAAAACGAatatgaaggagaagaagaagatggtatTGGGAATGATTTAGATAACGAGAGTGATTGGGAAGATGACTCGAGAGTACAAAAGCTTACTACTACAGACAACTACGAGGAAGAGCTTGCAAAAG AGGTTGAACAACTTCTTGAACCTGAAGAAAGAGTAATTCTTCAGCAAAATGAGAAACCAAATCTCAAGATGATCTCAACA AAGAGTTGGAAGCCACTTCAGACACTTGCTCTGTCAATGCAGATTCAGTTAATGGATAATCTTATTGAAAACGGACTAGACATTGATGATGTTGACAAG GACAACCAAACCGCTCTTCACAAAGCAATCATTGGTAAAAAAGAAGCGGTGATTAGTCATCTTTTGAGGAAAGGAGCTAATCCGCATCTTCAAGATCGG GACGGTGCAGCTCCGATTCATTATGCAGTTCAAGTTGGAGCCTTGCAGACTGTAAAACTACTATTCAAGTACAATGTAGACGTCAATGTTGCAGATAAT GAAGGATGGACTCCGTTACATATAGCTGTACAAAGCCGAAATCGAGACATTACAAAGATATTGTTGACCAATGGTGCTGATAAAACAAGACGAACAAAG GATGGGAAATTAGCTTTGGACTTGGCTCTGTGCTTTGGAAGAGATTTCAAGTCATATGATCTGGTCAAGCTATTGAAGATTATGCCCACCGGGGATATATAG
- the EMB506 gene encoding Ankyrin repeat family protein — MVSSVLSIPPQTCLLPRLPISDSVNCKSKIVYCLSTSVRGSSVKRQSTARTRSFTETNRRTPSVQSKHEFWEDPDDGSDSENEYEGEEEDGIGNDLDNESDWEDDSRVQKLTTTDNYEEELAKEVEQLLEPEERVILQQNEKPNLKMISTKSWKPLQTLALSMQIQLMDNLIENGLDIDDVDKDNQTALHKAIIGKKEAVISHLLRKGANPHLQDRDGAAPIHYAVQVGALQTVKLLFKYNVDVNVADNEGWTPLHIAVQSRNRDITKILLTNGADKTRRTKVLMAKICVEKN; from the exons ATGGTCTCTTCGGTTTTATCCATCCCTCCACAAACTTGTCTACTTCCACGATTACCCATCTCTGATTCTGTCAATTGCAAATCGAAAATCGTGTACTGTCTCTCCACAAGTGTCCGAGGAAGCTCCGTCAAGAGACAATCCACGGCCAGAACTCGCAGTTTCACTGAGACAAATCGTCGAACACCTTCCGTGCAATCCAAACATGAATTCTGGGAAGATCCAGATGATGGTAGCGACAGTGAAAACGAatatgaaggagaagaagaagatggtatTGGGAATGATTTAGATAACGAGAGTGATTGGGAAGATGACTCGAGAGTACAAAAGCTTACTACTACAGACAACTACGAGGAAGAGCTTGCAAAAG AGGTTGAACAACTTCTTGAACCTGAAGAAAGAGTAATTCTTCAGCAAAATGAGAAACCAAATCTCAAGATGATCTCAACA AAGAGTTGGAAGCCACTTCAGACACTTGCTCTGTCAATGCAGATTCAGTTAATGGATAATCTTATTGAAAACGGACTAGACATTGATGATGTTGACAAG GACAACCAAACCGCTCTTCACAAAGCAATCATTGGTAAAAAAGAAGCGGTGATTAGTCATCTTTTGAGGAAAGGAGCTAATCCGCATCTTCAAGATCGG GACGGTGCAGCTCCGATTCATTATGCAGTTCAAGTTGGAGCCTTGCAGACTGTAAAACTACTATTCAAGTACAATGTAGACGTCAATGTTGCAGATAAT GAAGGATGGACTCCGTTACATATAGCTGTACAAAGCCGAAATCGAGACATTACAAAGATATTGTTGACCAATGGTGCTGATAAAACAAGACGAACAAAGGTGTTAATGGCGAAAATATGTGTAGAGAAAAACTGA
- the RLP54 gene encoding receptor like protein 54 (receptor like protein 54 (RLP54); FUNCTIONS IN: kinase activity; INVOLVED IN: signal transduction, defense response; LOCATED IN: endomembrane system; EXPRESSED IN: 22 plant structures; EXPRESSED DURING: 13 growth stages; CONTAINS InterPro DOMAIN/s: Leucine-rich repeat, typical subtype (InterPro:IPR003591), Leucine-rich repeat (InterPro:IPR001611); BEST Arabidopsis thaliana protein match is: receptor like protein 27 (TAIR:AT2G33060.1); Has 95502 Blast hits to 27133 proteins in 1050 species: Archae - 52; Bacteria - 4975; Metazoa - 18576; Fungi - 1120; Plants - 63605; Viruses - 17; Other Eukaryotes - 7157 (source: NCBI BLink).) yields MKSNLAVFFITCFFCCVFVTSDSVYTLPFPFPRDQVEILLELKNEFPSFNCDLTWKLDYFGRMDTRANISSWTKDSDSFSGVSFDSETGVVKELSLGRQCLTSLKANSSLFRFQHLRYLDLSENHFDSSPIPSGFGRLTYLESLDLSKNGFIGEVPSSISNLSRLTNLDLSYNKLTGGIPNLHSLTLLENIDLSYNKFSGAIPSYLFTMPFLVSLNLRQNHLSDPLENINYSATSKLLILDMAYNLMSHRILEPISKLANLIQIDLSFQKTPYTFNFDFLLFKSLVRLDLSGNSVSVVGTGSENLTHLDLSSCNITEFPMFIKDLQRLWWLDISNNRIKGKVPELLWTLPSMLHVNLSRNSFDSLEGTPKIILNSSISELDLSSNAFKGSFPIIPPYVNIMAASNNYFTGGIPLIFCKRYRLSLLDLSNNNFSGTIPRCLTNVSLGLEALKLSNNSLTGRLPDIEDRLVLLDVGHNQISGKLPRSLVNCTTLKFLNVEGNHINDTFPFWLKALTRLEIIVLRSNRFHGPISSPEVSLSFTALRIIDISRNSFNGSLPQNYFANWSAPLVNTPQGYRWPEYTGDEHSKYETPLWSYPSIHLRIKGRSIELGKIPDTYTSIDFSGNSFEGQIPESIGDLKSLIVLDLSNNSFTGRIPSSLAKLKQLESLDLSQNRISGNIPQELRELTFLGYVNMSHNRLTGQIPQSTQVGGQPKSSFEGNINLCGLPLQESCLRGNGVPSTPHTQEQELPKQEHALNWKAAAIGYGPGVLFGLAIGQAFARYKPVLFYKLFRL; encoded by the coding sequence ATGAAATCGAATTTGGCCGTTTTCTTCATaacttgtttcttctgttgCGTCTTTGTGACCAGCGATTCAGTTTACACTCTACCATTTCCTTTCCCACGCGATCAAGTTGAGATTCTGTTGGAATTGAAGAATGAGTTTCCATCCTTCAACTGCGACCTCACTTGGAAACTCGATTACTTTGGTCGAATGGACACTAGAGCAAATATAAGCTCCTGGACCAAAGACTCTGACTCCTTTAGTGGGGTTTCCTTTGATAGCGAGACCGGTGTGGTGAAGGAGCTGTCCCTTGGTCGTCAATGTCTTACTAGTCTCAAGGCTAATAGTAGCCTCTTCAGATTCCAACACCTCAGGTACCTCGATCTCTCTGAAAATCATTTTGACTCGTCCCCTATACCCTCTGGATTTGGTAGACTGACCTACTTGGAATCCTTGGATCTTAGCAAAAATGGGTTTATAGGAGAAGTTCCATCCTCAATAAGTAACCTAAGCCGGTTAACCAATTTAGACCTTTCATATAACAAGCTCACCGGTGGTATTCCCAATCTACATAGTTTAACCCTTCTTGAGAATATAGACCTATCATATAATAAGTTTTCTGGAGCCATTCCTTCTTACCTCTTCACCATGCCTTTTCTAGTTTCTCTTAACCTACGCCAAAACCATCTTAGTGACCCTCTTGAGAATATAAATTATTCTGCAACCTctaaacttttaattttagacATGGCTTATAACCTTATGAGTCATCGAATCCTAGAACCTATCTCAAAATTAGCCAACCTCATACAAATTGACTTATCTTTTCAGAAGACACCCTACACATTCAACTTTGATTTCTTGCTCTTCAAGTCTCTAGTGCGTTTGGATCTTTCCGGAAATAGTGTTTCAGTGGTTGGTACCGGTTCAGAAAATTTGACACATCTAGACTTGTCGAGCTGCAACATCACCGAGTTCCCGATGTTTATTAAGGACTTACAAAGATTATGGTGGTTAGACATTTCCAATAATAGAATTAAAGGAAAAGTGCCTGAGTTGTTATGGACTCTGCCTTCTATGCTCCATGTAAATCTCTCACGCAACTCCTTTGATTCCTTGGAAGGTACGCCAAAAATAATCCTCAATTCGTCGATTTCGGAGTTAGATTTGAGTTCAAATGCCTTCAAAGGATCTTTTCCTATTATTCCACCTTATGTCAACATCATGGCTGCATCAAATAACTATTTCACTGGAGGCATACCACTTATATTCTGCAAAAGATATCGACTCAGTCTCCTTGATCTATCAAACAACAACTTCAGTGGGACAATTCCGAGATGCTTGACAAATGTGTCACTCGGACTAGAAGCGTTGAAACTCAGTAACAACAGCCTCACTGGGAGACTTCCGGACATAGAAGACCGCTTAGTACTACTTGACGTTGGCCACAACCAAATAAGTGGGAAGCTTCCAAGGTCTCTAGTAAACTGCACAACCCTAAAGTTTCTAAATGTGGAAGGAAACCACATCAACGACACTTTCCCTTTCTGGCTGAAGGCTTTGACGCGTCTTGAAATCATTGTTCTGAGATCAAACAGATTCCACGGTCCCATTTCTTCTCCTGAGGTCTCTCTTTCATTTACGGCACTGCGGATAATTGATATTTCCCGTAACAGCTTCAACGGGAGCCTACCGCAAAACTACTTTGCGAATTGGAGTGCACCTTTGGTTAATACCCCACAAGGATATCGTTGGCCAGAGTACACAGGAGATGAACACTCTAAATATGAGACCCCGCTTTGGTCTTATCCTTCCATTCATTTGAGAATAAAAGGACGAAGCATAGAGTTGGGAAAGATTCCAGATACATACACGTCGATAGATTTCTCAGGAAATAGTTTTGAAGGACAGATTCCAGAATCAATAGGTGATTTGAAATCGTTGATTGTTCTGGACTTATCTAACAACTCTTTCACTGGTCGTATTCCATCGTCGTTGGCCAAACTTAAACAACTCGAGTCATTGGATCTATCTCAAAACCGAATCTCTGGAAATATACCTCAAGAGCTAAGAGAGCTGACGTTTTTGGGATATGTTAACATGTCACATAACAGACTCACCGGCCAAATACCACAGAGTACACAGGTTGGAGGGCAACCTAAATCCTCCTTTGAAGGGAATATCAATCTTTGTGGTCTTCCTCTTCAAGAGAGTTGTTTAAGGGGAAATGGAGTACCATCAACACCACATACACAAGAGCAAGAACTACCAAAGCAAGAACATGCGTTGAACTGGAAAGCAGCTGCGATAGGCTATGGACCCGGAGTGTTGTTTGGACTGGCGATCGGACAAGCCTTTGCTCGATACAAACCGGTCTTGTTCTATAAGTTGTTTCGACTTTGA
- a CDS encoding Pmr5/Cas1p GDSL/SGNH-like acyl-esterase family protein (BEST Arabidopsis thaliana protein match is: TRICHOME BIREFRINGENCE-LIKE 22 (TAIR:AT3G28150.1); Has 117 Blast hits to 117 proteins in 14 species: Archae - 0; Bacteria - 0; Metazoa - 0; Fungi - 0; Plants - 117; Viruses - 0; Other Eukaryotes - 0 (source: NCBI BLink).), producing MNFIGDSVARNHMESLLCLLSMEETPKDIYLMAKFLVAGLERTHAKKTGTGIYDLDIDKRAMGN from the exons ATGAATTTCATTGGTGATTCTGTAGCCAGAAACCACATGGAGTCTCTTCTCTGCCTCCTGTCAAtg GAAGAAACTCCGAAAGATATCTACCTCATGGCAAAGTTTCTAGTGGCCGGACTCGAAAGGACTCATGCTAAGAAGACCGGAACAGGAATCTATGATCTCGACATTGACAAGCGAGCAATGGGCAATTGA